In the Panulirus ornatus isolate Po-2019 chromosome 57, ASM3632096v1, whole genome shotgun sequence genome, one interval contains:
- the LOC139766082 gene encoding uncharacterized protein — MDPSAARRPLELSFGGATSPGTLLRRRVVPWNSPSAARRLLELSFGGATSPGTLLRRRVVPWNSPSAARRPLELAFGSESSSGTLLKTWPSTWLSTDGHRSRLPLLITEDHHLVLSSAAG, encoded by the coding sequence ATGGATCCATCGGCGGCGCGTCGTCCCCTGGAACTCTCCTTCGGCGGCGCGACGTCCCCTGGAACTCTCCTTCGACGGCGCGTCGTCCCCTGGAACTCTCCTTCGGCGGCGCGACGTCTCCTGGAACTCTCCTTCGGCGGCGCGACGTCCCCTGGAACTCTCCTTCGACGGCGCGTCGTCCCCTGGAACTCTCCTTCGGCAGCGCGTCGTCCCCTGGAACTCGCCTTCGGCAGCGAATCGTCTTCTGGAACGCTGCTGAAGACTTGGCCCTCCACCTGGCTCTCTACTGATGGGCATCGTTCCAGACTTCCTCTTCTCATCACTGAAGATCATCACCTG